One genomic region from Arthrobacter sp. FB24 encodes:
- a CDS encoding A/G-specific adenine glycosylase, with protein sequence MGHHHAGRRTAGHIHYSICIEALAVPTALPPASRPALPPLAALHDALDDWFGTTARDLPWRDPECSPWGVLVSEIMLQQTPVVRVLPVWEDWLRRWPSPAHLATEASGEAVRHWGRLGYPRRALRLHAAAVAIVEKHDGGVPGTYDELLELPGVGSYTAAAVAAFAFGRRETVVDTNIRRVHARLFSGTALPSQSLTAAEMRLAAELLPADVGLSVRWNAAVMELGALVCTARAPKCGECPVRGACAWLAAGEPPPSYTPKGQSWHGTDRQVRGAVMAVLRLADAPVAPDMFHQPAADLGFEAEGIGVPLAALHRLNSAPEQLERALAGLVSDGLAELHPAGLTLPA encoded by the coding sequence TTGGGGCACCACCACGCCGGGAGGCGGACCGCGGGCCATATCCACTACAGTATTTGCATCGAAGCCTTAGCCGTACCCACTGCCCTGCCCCCGGCGAGTCGCCCCGCATTACCGCCGCTTGCCGCCCTCCATGACGCCCTTGACGACTGGTTCGGAACCACAGCCAGGGATCTGCCGTGGCGCGACCCCGAGTGCTCCCCGTGGGGTGTCCTGGTCAGCGAGATTATGCTCCAGCAGACGCCCGTTGTCAGGGTCCTGCCCGTCTGGGAAGACTGGCTCCGCCGCTGGCCGTCGCCGGCGCACCTGGCGACCGAGGCCTCCGGCGAGGCAGTCCGGCACTGGGGCAGGCTTGGCTATCCCCGGCGGGCCCTGCGCCTGCATGCAGCCGCCGTCGCCATCGTGGAGAAGCACGACGGCGGCGTGCCGGGAACGTACGACGAACTGCTGGAACTCCCCGGGGTGGGCAGCTACACGGCGGCCGCCGTCGCCGCCTTCGCCTTTGGCCGCCGCGAAACCGTGGTGGACACCAACATCCGCCGCGTCCACGCGCGGCTCTTTTCCGGCACCGCACTGCCCTCGCAGTCACTGACAGCGGCCGAAATGCGACTGGCCGCCGAACTGCTGCCGGCCGACGTCGGACTCTCCGTCCGCTGGAACGCGGCGGTCATGGAGCTGGGGGCACTGGTCTGCACGGCGAGGGCGCCGAAGTGCGGTGAATGCCCTGTGCGGGGGGCGTGCGCGTGGCTGGCGGCCGGCGAGCCACCGCCGTCGTACACCCCGAAGGGCCAGTCCTGGCACGGCACCGACCGGCAGGTACGGGGAGCCGTGATGGCCGTCCTCCGGCTGGCTGACGCACCGGTGGCTCCGGACATGTTCCATCAGCCCGCCGCGGACCTTGGCTTCGAAGCCGAAGGCATCGGTGTTCCGCTGGCAGCGCTGCACCGGCTGAACTCCGCACCCGAGCAGCTGGAGCGCGCCCTGGCCGGACTGGTCAGCGACGGCCTGGCGGAACTGCACCCGGCCGGCCTGACGCTGCCCGCCTGA
- a CDS encoding glucosamine-6-phosphate deaminase, giving the protein MEFFTVQDAAAAGAVGAGFLAAVIRSNPDAVLGVATGGSPLPVYRSLAGYGLEMSRIRCFALDEYVGLPAGHPESYAEVVRREVTGRLGLNPANVFVPDGSAADPERAACDYEAAIAACGGIDIQLLGIGHNGHLAFNEPGSALDSRTRVEVLAERTRQANARYFDSPRDVPERCITQGLGTILEARQLLLVVHGADKAEILHRALTGPVSADCPASVLQRHPHVTVIGDEGAAALMGRATTPGTAAPVAVGAGAAGTGPGR; this is encoded by the coding sequence ATGGAATTCTTCACAGTTCAGGACGCCGCGGCCGCCGGAGCAGTTGGCGCGGGATTCCTGGCCGCCGTGATCCGAAGCAATCCTGACGCCGTGCTGGGAGTGGCCACGGGAGGATCCCCTTTGCCGGTCTACCGGTCCCTCGCCGGATACGGGCTGGAGATGTCGCGCATCCGGTGTTTTGCCTTGGATGAATACGTCGGCCTGCCTGCTGGCCACCCTGAAAGCTATGCCGAGGTTGTGCGACGCGAAGTCACCGGGAGGCTCGGGCTTAACCCGGCCAACGTGTTCGTCCCGGACGGAAGCGCAGCCGATCCCGAACGGGCTGCCTGCGACTACGAAGCGGCCATCGCGGCCTGCGGCGGGATCGACATCCAGCTGCTGGGCATCGGCCACAACGGCCACCTGGCCTTCAACGAGCCCGGGTCCGCGCTCGATTCACGCACCCGGGTAGAAGTCCTTGCAGAACGAACCCGGCAAGCGAATGCGCGCTACTTCGACTCGCCGCGGGACGTGCCGGAGCGATGCATCACCCAAGGCCTCGGCACCATCCTTGAAGCACGGCAGCTCCTGCTGGTGGTGCACGGTGCGGATAAGGCGGAAATACTGCACCGGGCCCTTACCGGACCGGTATCGGCGGACTGCCCGGCGTCCGTCCTGCAGCGCCATCCGCACGTGACGGTGATTGGGGACGAAGGTGCGGCTGCCCTGATGGGACGCGCAACGACGCCCGGGACCGCAGCTCCGGTGGCTGTCGGGGCCGGCGCCGCTGGAACCGGCCCCGGCCGCTAG
- the dhaM gene encoding dihydroxyacetone kinase phosphoryl donor subunit DhaM, with amino-acid sequence MTVSLVVVSHSEKIADGAAELAAQMAPDVVILPAGGTDDGRIGTSLEKVMAALEQAAGQDGIVVLTDLGSAVMTAESAVEFLPDPDTVLLADAPLVEGLVAAAVAAQSGADATGVKQAAEAVRRAPAPEAPSEAETLGPPEATGDFELVNQAGMHARPAAKIAGGLAGLDAEVTVNGMDGASMTGLMTLGAGKGSILHVEAWGPDAARAVKYVGGLVEAGFGEP; translated from the coding sequence ATGACGGTCAGCCTCGTGGTGGTGTCGCATAGCGAAAAAATCGCGGACGGCGCGGCGGAGCTGGCCGCACAAATGGCGCCCGACGTCGTGATCCTTCCGGCCGGCGGTACCGACGACGGCCGGATCGGCACCAGCCTCGAAAAGGTCATGGCCGCCCTGGAACAGGCGGCCGGCCAAGACGGCATCGTGGTGCTCACGGACCTCGGGTCCGCCGTGATGACGGCAGAATCGGCGGTGGAGTTCCTGCCGGATCCTGACACTGTCCTGCTGGCCGATGCTCCCCTGGTCGAGGGGCTGGTGGCGGCAGCGGTTGCGGCGCAGTCGGGGGCGGACGCCACGGGAGTGAAGCAGGCTGCCGAGGCGGTCCGCCGCGCACCGGCGCCGGAGGCGCCGTCCGAGGCGGAGACGCTGGGACCCCCCGAAGCCACGGGCGATTTCGAACTGGTCAACCAGGCCGGCATGCATGCCCGGCCGGCAGCGAAGATCGCCGGCGGACTGGCCGGTTTGGATGCGGAGGTGACGGTCAACGGTATGGACGGCGCTTCCATGACCGGCCTGATGACCCTGGGCGCGGGCAAAGGATCCATCCTCCACGTCGAGGCCTGGGGTCCGGACGCAGCCAGGGCCGTAAAGTACGTCGGCGGCCTGGTGGAAGCGGGGTTCGGGGAGCCCTGA
- a CDS encoding N-acetylmannosamine-6-phosphate 2-epimerase, with protein MILTPQGLTALRSQLVVSCQAYPGEPMRDPRTTGQIAASAVIGGAAAVRVQGLADVQFTRAAVEVPVIGLWKDGHDGVFITPTLRHALAVANAGAHVVALDGTRRERPDGLSLAETIAGIRAESHALVMADCGSLDDAAAAVDAGADIVGTTLAGYTGERPKTAGPDLALLEQIASAELGRPLIAEGRIHTPAQARQALDAGAFAVVVGTAITHPATITGWFSDALRS; from the coding sequence TTGATCCTCACGCCACAGGGCCTTACCGCTCTCCGTTCACAGCTGGTTGTCTCCTGCCAGGCCTATCCCGGGGAGCCCATGCGGGACCCCCGAACCACCGGACAGATTGCCGCGTCAGCGGTGATAGGCGGGGCTGCCGCGGTCCGTGTCCAAGGGCTGGCGGACGTCCAGTTCACCCGCGCCGCCGTCGAAGTTCCCGTCATCGGACTCTGGAAGGACGGCCACGACGGCGTGTTTATCACCCCCACGCTTCGCCACGCGCTGGCCGTGGCGAACGCCGGCGCCCATGTGGTGGCCCTGGACGGCACGCGCCGCGAGCGTCCGGACGGGCTATCCCTCGCGGAGACGATCGCCGGCATCCGTGCCGAATCCCACGCGCTGGTGATGGCCGACTGCGGTTCCCTGGACGACGCCGCAGCAGCTGTGGACGCAGGGGCCGACATAGTTGGCACCACCCTGGCCGGTTACACGGGCGAGCGCCCCAAGACGGCAGGCCCCGACCTTGCCCTGCTGGAGCAGATCGCCTCCGCGGAGCTCGGCAGGCCGCTGATCGCCGAAGGACGGATCCACACCCCTGCCCAGGCCCGCCAGGCGCTCGACGCCGGCGCTTTCGCCGTCGTTGTCGGAACCGCCATCACCCATCCGGCTACTATCACCGGCTGGTTCTCCGACGCCCTGCGTTCCTGA
- a CDS encoding dihydrodipicolinate synthase family protein, with translation MSTQFQGVIPPVITPRHADGSIDTSSLKNVTRHLIDGGVSGLFVLGSSGEVPYMTNAERELVVSTIADANASVGARAVPLIVGANEQTTNRVIEEAKKVIGLGADAIVVTSMYYAIGNAAETETHFRSIHAAVDKPIFAYDVPVRTHFKLPTDLLVRLGRDGVIAGVKDSSGDDVSFRQLLLEAKDIPDFDIFTGHEVVVDGALLGGAQGVVPGLGNVDPAGYRRLFDAAQAGDWATAAREQDRLADLFEIVYAPNGRVSGGAAGLGAFKTALQLMGVIESNTMSQPMLSLNDDEAAAIRTILERNGLV, from the coding sequence GTGTCCACTCAGTTCCAGGGCGTCATCCCCCCGGTCATCACCCCCCGCCACGCCGACGGCAGCATCGACACCTCGTCGCTGAAGAACGTCACCAGGCACCTGATAGATGGCGGCGTGTCCGGCCTTTTCGTCCTCGGGTCCTCCGGTGAAGTCCCCTACATGACCAACGCGGAGCGTGAACTGGTGGTCTCCACCATCGCCGACGCGAACGCGTCTGTTGGTGCTCGCGCAGTACCCCTGATCGTGGGCGCCAACGAGCAGACGACCAACCGCGTCATCGAAGAGGCCAAGAAAGTCATCGGCCTCGGCGCCGACGCGATCGTGGTCACGTCCATGTACTACGCCATCGGCAACGCCGCGGAAACCGAAACGCACTTTCGCAGCATCCACGCCGCCGTCGACAAGCCGATCTTCGCCTACGACGTTCCGGTCCGCACCCACTTCAAGCTGCCCACGGACCTGCTGGTCCGCCTGGGCCGCGACGGGGTGATCGCCGGCGTCAAGGACTCCTCCGGCGACGACGTCTCGTTCCGCCAGCTGCTCCTGGAGGCCAAGGACATCCCGGACTTCGACATCTTCACCGGCCACGAAGTCGTAGTGGACGGCGCCCTCCTCGGCGGCGCCCAGGGCGTGGTCCCGGGCCTCGGCAACGTTGACCCCGCCGGTTACCGCCGTCTGTTCGACGCCGCCCAGGCCGGCGACTGGGCCACCGCCGCCCGCGAACAGGACCGCCTGGCCGACCTCTTCGAAATCGTTTACGCCCCCAACGGCCGGGTTTCCGGCGGAGCCGCCGGCCTGGGCGCCTTCAAGACCGCCCTGCAGCTCATGGGTGTCATTGAATCCAACACCATGAGCCAGCCCATGCTGTCCCTGAACGACGACGAAGCCGCCGCGATCCGCACTATTCTCGAGCGCAACGGCCTGGTCTAG
- the dhaL gene encoding dihydroxyacetone kinase subunit DhaL yields the protein MGLDVDWAVRWLTLSAQAMADHRVELIELDRAIGDSDHGENMDRGFKAVMEKLAEAPPATPGAALKLTAMALMSKVGGAAGPLYGTAFLRASTSLGDTEDIDPAALAAAIQAARDGVVARGKAESGDKTMVDAWTPAVDAAAAQAAAGDGDVRKVLLAAAEAAEAGAVATDPLIARKGRASYLGERSAGHRDPGAVSTALILRAAAGAAG from the coding sequence GTGGGGCTGGACGTTGACTGGGCCGTAAGGTGGCTGACCCTTTCCGCGCAGGCGATGGCGGACCACCGGGTGGAACTGATTGAGCTGGACCGCGCCATCGGGGATTCCGATCACGGCGAAAACATGGACCGCGGCTTCAAGGCAGTGATGGAGAAACTCGCCGAAGCGCCGCCCGCCACCCCTGGAGCTGCCCTGAAGCTCACGGCCATGGCATTGATGTCCAAGGTGGGCGGAGCGGCCGGGCCCCTCTACGGCACGGCGTTCCTGCGTGCCTCCACATCGCTGGGCGACACGGAGGACATCGATCCGGCCGCGCTCGCCGCTGCCATCCAGGCCGCCCGCGACGGCGTTGTGGCCCGGGGCAAGGCCGAATCCGGCGACAAGACCATGGTGGACGCCTGGACCCCCGCCGTCGACGCCGCGGCAGCGCAGGCCGCCGCGGGGGACGGGGACGTCCGCAAGGTCCTCCTGGCAGCGGCGGAAGCCGCCGAGGCGGGTGCCGTGGCCACGGATCCGCTCATCGCCCGCAAGGGGCGTGCCAGCTACCTGGGCGAACGAAGCGCCGGCCACCGGGACCCCGGCGCAGTTTCCACCGCACTCATCCTGCGCGCCGCGGCCGGGGCGGCCGGATGA
- the nagA gene encoding N-acetylglucosamine-6-phosphate deacetylase has protein sequence MTPADLFPSTSRHPAEGRTFVLAGTVLSDGRALPDHVVAVVGDRIAFAGPQDCFDAADYPRAVELELPAGGFILPGLVDLHCHGAAGGDFPGGNGDACRTAVDFLHRHGTTTLLASLVTASRDDLLTGIRSLRVLAGEGLIAGIHSEGPFLSAARCGAQNPGWLRHPDLALAAEMLAAAGGTLKSMTYAPELPGARDLVSLLAQHGVTPSLGHTDADPGTAASSLEHTAESLAAAPGSWAGTRPTVTHLFNGMPPLHHRNPGPVSACLRLARAGTAAVELIADGVHLSPETVRMVFELVGAENVVLVTDSMAATGLPDGDYALGPAAVSVRDAVATLQSNGALAGGTATMLDVVRRTVAAGVSAADAAASASCVPARILGMDNEVGSVRPGMRADLLAVDAQFSLLTVLRAGTLLGSAAS, from the coding sequence TTGACCCCGGCAGACCTGTTCCCTTCAACTTCCCGGCATCCGGCCGAAGGCCGGACCTTCGTCTTGGCCGGTACGGTGCTCTCCGACGGGCGCGCCCTGCCGGACCACGTAGTGGCCGTCGTTGGCGACAGAATTGCGTTCGCCGGACCGCAGGACTGCTTTGACGCCGCGGACTACCCCCGGGCAGTGGAGCTGGAGCTGCCTGCCGGGGGCTTCATTCTCCCAGGGCTGGTGGACCTGCACTGCCACGGGGCGGCGGGCGGAGACTTCCCCGGCGGCAACGGGGACGCGTGCCGCACGGCAGTGGACTTCCTGCACCGACACGGCACCACCACGCTTCTGGCCAGTCTTGTCACGGCCTCCCGTGACGACCTGCTCACAGGGATCAGGTCCCTTCGGGTGCTCGCCGGTGAGGGCCTCATCGCCGGCATCCATTCGGAGGGGCCGTTCCTGTCCGCTGCCCGGTGCGGTGCCCAGAATCCCGGATGGCTTCGGCACCCCGACCTTGCCTTGGCGGCCGAAATGCTGGCGGCAGCCGGCGGTACGTTGAAGAGCATGACCTATGCCCCGGAACTGCCCGGTGCCCGGGATTTGGTTAGCCTGCTTGCTCAGCATGGCGTCACACCGTCACTGGGCCACACCGATGCGGACCCAGGCACCGCGGCTTCCTCCCTCGAGCACACTGCGGAATCCCTGGCGGCTGCTCCCGGCTCCTGGGCCGGTACGCGGCCCACCGTGACGCATCTTTTCAACGGCATGCCGCCGCTCCACCACCGGAATCCGGGACCGGTGTCGGCATGCCTGCGGCTGGCGCGCGCCGGAACCGCCGCCGTCGAACTCATCGCCGACGGAGTCCACCTGTCGCCTGAGACAGTGCGCATGGTGTTCGAACTTGTGGGAGCGGAAAACGTTGTGCTGGTCACCGACTCGATGGCCGCAACCGGCCTCCCGGACGGGGACTACGCTCTGGGGCCGGCGGCCGTTTCGGTCCGCGACGCCGTCGCCACCCTGCAAAGCAATGGCGCGCTTGCCGGCGGCACAGCGACCATGCTTGATGTGGTGCGCCGGACCGTCGCCGCCGGGGTGTCGGCCGCCGACGCCGCCGCTTCCGCGAGCTGCGTGCCGGCCAGAATCCTGGGAATGGACAATGAAGTCGGGAGCGTTCGGCCCGGCATGCGTGCCGACCTCCTCGCTGTGGACGCGCAATTCAGTCTGCTCACGGTGCTGCGGGCCGGGACCCTCCTCGGTTCCGCCGCAAGCTGA
- a CDS encoding FadR/GntR family transcriptional regulator, translating into MAPQEVSSARFSAQLRSHALQTRIMELILEQGLDVGDALPTEGELSAILGVGRNTIRESLKVLQALGVIEIRHGFGTFVAPNNFHALADGLAFRGRLSLRHRGDEAMELVDVRQALESGLIGSAMDLMTAGQRDDLRSALAAMEDAAARGEPLFIHDAEFHRRLFAPLRNDLLMNLMDVFWKVYRQIHLELGPGPVDLGKQVQDHADIYQAVAAGDKALASERLQRHFDGIRGKLRIVAAR; encoded by the coding sequence ATGGCCCCGCAAGAAGTGTCATCCGCCCGCTTCAGTGCGCAGCTTCGATCGCACGCCCTGCAGACGCGGATCATGGAGCTGATCCTGGAGCAGGGGCTCGATGTTGGCGATGCGCTCCCGACTGAAGGCGAGCTGTCCGCGATCCTGGGTGTCGGACGCAATACCATCCGGGAGTCGCTGAAGGTGCTGCAGGCGCTCGGCGTCATCGAGATCCGCCACGGCTTCGGCACGTTCGTGGCGCCCAATAACTTCCACGCCCTGGCGGACGGCCTTGCCTTCCGGGGGCGGCTCTCCCTGCGCCACCGGGGCGATGAAGCCATGGAGCTGGTGGACGTGCGCCAGGCACTGGAATCCGGCCTGATCGGTTCGGCCATGGACCTGATGACCGCTGGGCAGCGGGACGATCTCCGCAGCGCCCTGGCTGCAATGGAGGACGCGGCGGCCAGGGGGGAACCCTTGTTTATCCACGACGCCGAATTCCACCGCCGGCTATTCGCTCCGCTCCGCAACGACCTCCTGATGAACCTGATGGACGTCTTTTGGAAGGTTTACCGTCAAATTCACCTGGAGCTGGGCCCCGGACCTGTGGACTTGGGTAAACAGGTGCAGGACCACGCCGACATCTACCAGGCCGTGGCGGCGGGCGACAAGGCGCTGGCCTCCGAACGCCTGCAGCGCCACTTCGACGGCATCCGCGGAAAACTCAGGATAGTCGCAGCCCGTTAG
- a CDS encoding ATP-binding cassette domain-containing protein, with protein sequence MSESTGKPVIELKDLKVYHRARTGGLFRPNIVKAVDGVDFTISRGETVGIVGESGCGKSTLASVLVGLQQPTSGQVLFHGKPAIKRNAAMRKEFGRSVSVVFQDPATALNPRMTIQDILTDPLQIHGIGTGTTRAAKVKELLALVGLPQSAAEVTPSQVSGGQRQRVAIARALALDPDIIVADEPTSALDVSVRAQVLNLLSDLKTRLNLGMVFISHDIQTVRYVSDRICVMYFGKIVEQGTAAQVFDNPGNDYTKKLLGAAPSLLHI encoded by the coding sequence ATGAGTGAATCAACCGGCAAGCCGGTCATCGAACTCAAGGACCTGAAGGTCTACCACCGTGCGCGCACCGGCGGGCTGTTCCGGCCGAACATCGTCAAGGCAGTCGACGGCGTGGACTTCACCATCAGCCGAGGCGAAACCGTCGGCATCGTGGGTGAGTCCGGCTGCGGCAAATCAACGCTGGCTTCGGTACTCGTGGGGCTCCAGCAGCCGACGTCGGGCCAGGTCCTCTTCCATGGCAAGCCCGCCATCAAGCGCAACGCAGCCATGCGCAAGGAATTCGGCCGCTCCGTCTCCGTGGTCTTCCAGGACCCGGCAACTGCCCTGAACCCGCGCATGACCATCCAGGACATCCTGACCGACCCCCTGCAGATCCACGGCATAGGCACCGGGACCACCCGTGCTGCCAAGGTCAAGGAACTCCTGGCGCTGGTAGGACTGCCGCAATCAGCGGCCGAGGTCACGCCGTCGCAGGTGTCCGGCGGCCAGCGCCAGCGTGTGGCGATCGCCCGCGCCCTGGCGCTGGATCCGGACATCATCGTCGCGGACGAGCCGACGTCGGCCCTCGACGTCTCCGTCCGCGCCCAGGTGCTGAACCTGCTGTCCGACCTGAAGACCCGCCTGAACCTCGGCATGGTGTTCATTTCGCACGACATCCAGACCGTCCGCTACGTCTCGGACCGCATCTGCGTCATGTACTTCGGCAAGATCGTCGAACAAGGCACAGCCGCACAGGTCTTCGACAACCCGGGCAACGATTACACCAAGAAGCTGCTGGGCGCCGCGCCCAGCCTGCTCCACATCTAG
- a CDS encoding DUF3592 domain-containing protein: protein MKTVLYIVWALFVVAAAVSITVAVRKGKRLEKLAEQWPRVQATVTGSNAGWSSAVGSSGSRHRLYRPTYRFADPHGTLYFGESDVPFRTEPVPGSTVDVAYNPADPNQSIHQASKEKAGMGCMIAFFAVFAVASFLFIGIFPVS from the coding sequence GTGAAAACCGTGCTGTACATCGTCTGGGCCTTGTTCGTCGTCGCGGCCGCTGTGTCGATCACCGTGGCCGTGCGTAAGGGCAAACGCCTGGAGAAGCTCGCCGAACAGTGGCCCAGGGTCCAGGCCACGGTGACCGGCAGCAATGCCGGATGGTCCAGCGCCGTTGGCTCCTCCGGATCGCGCCACCGCCTCTACCGCCCCACCTACCGCTTCGCCGACCCGCACGGAACCCTGTACTTCGGGGAGTCGGACGTCCCGTTCCGCACCGAGCCGGTGCCTGGTTCAACCGTGGACGTGGCCTACAACCCGGCGGATCCGAACCAGTCCATCCACCAGGCATCCAAGGAGAAAGCCGGCATGGGCTGCATGATCGCCTTCTTTGCCGTCTTCGCTGTGGCCTCTTTCCTGTTCATCGGCATCTTTCCGGTCAGCTAG
- a CDS encoding ROK family protein yields MIHAIGVDLGGTKTAAGVVSGAGEVLFSATIPTLNRDGGEAILNATAALVYELTSRARANNLGIVGVGVGSAGVIDAGRGVVVSATDAILDWAGTELAAGLAGRLGLAPESVRAVNDVHAHALGEAWTGAAAGTSSSLLVAFGTGVGGSLVLAGTPVLGHRYVAGHLGHIASPFAYSRGRALPCVCGRAGHVEAIASGPAIREAYVRLGGSPEVPDTRAVFGLAHDGDAAAATAVRDAATAAGQAVGGLANVLDPELLVVTGGLADAGELWWKPMEAALRAELLAPLAGMPVRPAALGNTAAVIGAASLVLNPPSSVEDLRETL; encoded by the coding sequence ATGATTCACGCAATCGGCGTTGACCTGGGTGGCACCAAGACTGCTGCCGGGGTTGTTTCGGGGGCCGGGGAGGTGCTGTTTTCGGCGACCATTCCGACGCTGAACCGCGACGGCGGCGAAGCGATCCTGAACGCGACAGCGGCGCTGGTTTACGAGCTCACTTCCCGGGCCAGGGCAAATAACCTTGGGATTGTCGGAGTGGGCGTCGGCTCGGCCGGCGTCATTGATGCCGGGCGAGGTGTGGTGGTGTCAGCAACGGATGCCATCCTGGACTGGGCCGGGACTGAGCTGGCGGCGGGGCTCGCCGGACGGCTCGGCCTCGCCCCGGAGTCGGTGCGTGCCGTTAATGATGTCCACGCGCATGCGCTCGGCGAGGCATGGACCGGGGCTGCCGCCGGAACCTCAAGTTCGCTGCTGGTGGCCTTCGGCACAGGGGTCGGCGGCAGCTTAGTCCTGGCGGGTACTCCCGTCCTGGGTCACCGCTACGTGGCTGGTCACCTGGGCCACATAGCGTCCCCCTTCGCGTACAGCCGCGGCAGGGCCCTGCCGTGCGTCTGCGGAAGGGCCGGCCATGTTGAAGCGATTGCGTCCGGGCCGGCGATCCGCGAGGCCTACGTGCGCCTCGGCGGGTCCCCCGAGGTCCCGGACACCCGAGCGGTTTTCGGGTTGGCGCACGACGGCGATGCTGCCGCCGCGACGGCGGTCAGGGACGCCGCCACCGCTGCCGGGCAGGCGGTGGGAGGCCTCGCCAATGTTCTGGATCCTGAACTCCTGGTAGTGACCGGCGGCCTGGCCGACGCCGGCGAACTATGGTGGAAGCCGATGGAGGCAGCCCTTCGGGCTGAATTGCTGGCTCCGCTCGCGGGGATGCCTGTCCGCCCGGCCGCCCTGGGCAACACTGCTGCCGTGATCGGCGCCGCCAGCCTTGTCCTCAACCCGCCCAGCTCCGTAGAAGACCTCCGGGAGACACTTTGA